In Prochlorococcus marinus str. MIT 1214, one DNA window encodes the following:
- a CDS encoding DUF3493 domain-containing protein yields MNYPNKPGSSLDPNLRDRLLKESKNPYRGLRRAVWIALFGSAALGFFIMVTNIIGGDTVSINDLAIQTSALLILGFLLFKDRNKQDDD; encoded by the coding sequence TTGAATTATCCTAATAAGCCTGGATCTAGCTTGGATCCAAATTTAAGAGATCGACTTTTGAAAGAGTCAAAAAATCCTTATCGGGGATTAAGAAGAGCTGTTTGGATAGCGCTTTTCGGGTCAGCTGCTCTAGGATTTTTTATTATGGTTACTAATATTATTGGGGGAGATACTGTCTCTATTAATGATCTTGCAATCCAAACCTCAGCACTATTAATTCTTGGTTTTTTATTATTTAAAGATAGAAATAAACAAGATGATGATTAG
- the infB gene encoding translation initiation factor IF-2 → MTSSGKIRIYELSKDLSLDNKDVLDAARKLAIAAKSHSSSISSLEANQIKDFLKKDNNGRTASKPSKKLDKEILSVKKSAGKTQKNQRPELKQNSPDPSELSKAKLNVPLQPSQTLVKTQQSTQANKQKTLKNTFPAQQQIKEPSKPNKPLPPKRREEVKPTISKPLIQAEKGIPLGEPKKDKKFINQPKSSESEKSVNKPQPTYRQEPKRPLAPPSRPKINIQDKKHPNNQKQKGRINQGGISSQKISSGNFQKIKSQNKQNYPSRTPQPPTKGNTLELVGAPIRREKPINKPQTNEAKNKPLTPARPGAPNPPASANRQRLSNRPVPNNRAGVGASRPGAPNRQGPSRGGVANRPIQVQNRPGSNNRAGAPVRSGSLNRGGGQNRPGVPSRAAGGPSRANNRPGVPSGMRKPVAPSELMQLQKPQARPSAPQRKSDSPTSPRPKRENSTGGARPPVNRPTPAAPKKPAHRPGGSAAAPRRTGRPDWDDSAKLDALRNKSPQKQRQKVHIIGENDDALTAETSGFAGEQQAVVLSASLARPSKPKSGKRNNGKPLTALKKRKKETTRQRQRRRAMELRAAREAKLVRPEMIVVPEDNLTVQELADMLSVESSEIIKSLFFKGITATVTQSLDLATIETVAEEFGVPVLQDDVEEAAKKTGEMIEEGDLKHLIRRPPVVTVMGHVDHGKTSLLDAIRKARVAAGEAGGITQHIGAYQIETEHDGSTKKLTFLDTPGHEAFTAMRARGTRVTDVAILVVAADDGVRPQTLEAISHARAAKVPIVVAINKIDKEGSSPDRVKQELSEQDLLSEEWGGDVVMVPVSAIKGENIDKLLEMVLLVTEVEDLQANPDRLAKGTVIEAHLDKAKGPVATLLVQNGTLNSGDVVAAGPVLGKVRAMVDENGSRIKEAGPSCPVEALGFSEVPTAGDEFEVYPDEKAARAVVGERASDARAVRLAQQMASRRVSLSSISGQASEGELKELNIILKADVQGSLEAILGSLEQLPKDEVQVRVLLSAPGEITETDVDLAAASGAVIVGFNTSMASGAKRAADANGVDVRDYEVIYKLLEDIQLAMEGLLEPEMIEEALGVAEVRAIFSIGKSAVAGCYVTNGKIQRNCRARVKRGKQIVFEGDLDSLKRNKDDVKDVSTGFECGIGCDRFANWEEGDQIEAFKLVTQRRKLTN, encoded by the coding sequence ATGACCAGCAGCGGCAAAATCAGAATTTATGAATTGTCCAAGGACTTAAGCCTTGACAATAAAGATGTGCTAGACGCAGCTCGAAAACTTGCCATAGCAGCAAAGAGCCATAGCAGTTCTATTAGCAGTCTTGAGGCAAATCAAATTAAAGATTTTCTAAAAAAAGACAATAACGGAAGAACGGCCAGCAAGCCCAGTAAAAAATTAGACAAGGAAATTCTTTCAGTTAAAAAAAGCGCTGGTAAAACTCAAAAAAATCAGAGACCTGAACTTAAGCAAAACTCTCCTGATCCTTCAGAGCTCTCCAAGGCGAAGTTAAATGTACCTTTACAGCCAAGTCAAACATTAGTTAAAACTCAACAATCTACTCAAGCAAATAAGCAAAAAACTTTAAAAAATACATTTCCTGCACAACAACAAATAAAAGAACCCTCTAAACCAAATAAACCCCTGCCTCCTAAGCGAAGAGAAGAAGTAAAACCAACTATATCTAAACCCTTGATTCAAGCTGAGAAAGGAATTCCTCTTGGCGAACCAAAAAAAGATAAGAAATTCATAAATCAACCAAAAAGTTCTGAATCAGAAAAATCAGTTAATAAACCGCAACCAACTTATCGTCAAGAGCCTAAGAGACCACTAGCGCCTCCAAGTAGACCAAAAATAAATATTCAAGATAAAAAACACCCTAATAACCAAAAACAAAAAGGAAGGATTAATCAAGGTGGTATTTCTTCTCAGAAGATTAGTTCAGGGAATTTTCAAAAAATCAAAAGTCAAAACAAACAAAATTATCCTTCAAGAACACCTCAGCCCCCAACAAAAGGAAACACCCTTGAACTTGTAGGTGCCCCTATAAGGAGAGAGAAACCTATAAATAAACCACAGACTAATGAAGCAAAAAACAAACCATTAACTCCAGCGAGACCTGGAGCGCCAAACCCGCCAGCATCTGCAAATCGTCAAAGATTATCTAATCGACCTGTTCCTAATAACAGAGCAGGAGTAGGAGCAAGTCGCCCTGGGGCGCCAAATCGGCAAGGTCCTAGTCGAGGTGGAGTAGCCAATCGACCTATTCAAGTTCAAAATCGTCCAGGGTCTAATAATCGAGCTGGAGCACCAGTTCGTTCTGGATCTCTAAATCGAGGCGGTGGACAAAATAGGCCTGGAGTCCCTAGCAGAGCAGCTGGTGGGCCAAGTCGTGCAAATAATCGTCCAGGTGTTCCATCTGGCATGAGAAAACCAGTTGCACCAAGCGAATTGATGCAACTGCAAAAGCCACAAGCCAGGCCTAGTGCTCCTCAAAGAAAGTCGGATTCTCCAACGAGTCCTAGACCCAAAAGAGAAAACTCAACTGGAGGAGCAAGGCCACCTGTTAATAGGCCAACTCCAGCAGCTCCTAAAAAGCCAGCTCATAGGCCCGGTGGTTCCGCCGCTGCTCCAAGAAGGACAGGCAGACCTGATTGGGATGACAGTGCAAAACTCGATGCTTTAAGAAATAAATCGCCTCAAAAGCAACGTCAAAAAGTCCACATCATTGGGGAAAATGATGATGCACTAACTGCAGAGACGAGTGGATTTGCAGGAGAACAACAAGCAGTCGTTCTTTCAGCAAGCTTGGCTCGACCATCGAAGCCTAAATCTGGGAAAAGAAACAATGGCAAGCCTTTAACCGCTCTAAAAAAACGTAAGAAAGAAACAACTCGTCAAAGACAACGTAGACGTGCCATGGAATTAAGGGCCGCAAGAGAAGCAAAACTTGTAAGACCTGAGATGATTGTTGTTCCTGAAGACAATCTCACAGTTCAAGAACTTGCTGACATGTTGAGTGTTGAAAGCTCTGAGATTATAAAATCCTTATTTTTTAAAGGTATTACTGCCACTGTCACTCAATCACTAGATCTAGCAACAATCGAAACAGTTGCTGAGGAATTCGGTGTGCCCGTACTGCAAGACGATGTTGAAGAGGCTGCGAAGAAGACTGGTGAGATGATTGAAGAGGGAGACTTGAAACATTTAATCAGAAGGCCTCCCGTAGTTACTGTGATGGGTCACGTAGACCATGGGAAAACATCTTTACTAGATGCGATTAGAAAAGCAAGGGTCGCAGCAGGAGAAGCTGGAGGTATCACTCAACACATTGGTGCTTATCAAATTGAGACTGAACATGATGGATCAACTAAGAAACTAACTTTTCTTGATACTCCTGGCCATGAAGCCTTCACAGCAATGAGAGCTAGAGGGACAAGGGTTACAGATGTTGCGATTTTAGTGGTAGCTGCTGATGACGGTGTTAGGCCTCAAACCCTTGAAGCTATTAGCCATGCAAGAGCAGCAAAAGTCCCCATTGTCGTAGCAATTAATAAAATAGATAAAGAAGGCTCTTCGCCCGACCGTGTAAAACAAGAGTTATCAGAACAGGATTTACTATCTGAAGAGTGGGGAGGAGACGTAGTAATGGTTCCCGTTAGTGCCATCAAAGGTGAAAACATAGATAAACTTTTAGAAATGGTTTTGCTTGTAACTGAAGTAGAAGATTTACAAGCCAACCCAGATAGATTGGCAAAAGGTACGGTTATAGAGGCACACTTAGATAAAGCGAAAGGACCAGTTGCAACATTACTGGTGCAAAACGGTACTCTTAACTCAGGAGATGTAGTTGCAGCTGGACCAGTGCTGGGAAAAGTAAGGGCTATGGTAGATGAAAATGGATCACGAATCAAAGAGGCAGGTCCATCATGTCCAGTAGAAGCACTTGGATTTAGTGAAGTCCCAACAGCTGGTGATGAGTTCGAGGTTTACCCAGATGAAAAGGCTGCCAGAGCAGTTGTTGGAGAACGTGCATCAGATGCTCGGGCAGTAAGACTTGCTCAGCAAATGGCATCCAGACGAGTATCACTTTCTTCGATTTCCGGCCAGGCAAGTGAGGGAGAATTGAAAGAATTAAATATCATCCTCAAAGCTGATGTGCAAGGAAGCTTAGAAGCAATACTTGGTTCTTTAGAGCAGCTTCCTAAAGACGAAGTCCAAGTAAGGGTATTGCTATCAGCTCCTGGTGAAATTACTGAAACTGATGTTGACTTAGCAGCGGCCTCTGGTGCAGTCATCGTTGGATTCAATACTTCAATGGCATCGGGTGCCAAGCGCGCTGCTGATGCGAATGGTGTTGACGTAAGAGATTACGAGGTTATTTATAAGCTTTTAGAAGATATCCAATTAGCCATGGAGGGTCTTCTAGAACCAGAAATGATAGAAGAAGCCTTAGGTGTTGCTGAAGTTAGAGCAATATTCTCAATTGGCAAAAGTGCCGTTGCTGGTTGCTATGTAACAAATGGAAAAATACAAAGGAATTGTCGAGCCAGAGTCAAACGAGGAAAACAAATCGTTTTTGAAGGCGATCTAGATTCACTGAAAAGAAATAAAGATGATGTGAAAGATGTATCAACAGGCTTCGAATGTGGAATTGGATGTGATCGCTTCGCTAACTGGGAAGAAGGTGATCAAATAGAAGCCTTTAAGCTTGTAACTCAAAGAAGAAAATTGACTAATTAA
- the nusA gene encoding transcription termination factor NusA: protein MALVLLPGLNNLIEDISEEKKLPSQVVEAALREALLKGYERYRRTLYLGISEDPFEEDYFSNFDVGLDLEEEGYRVLASKIIVEEVESEDHQIAIVEVMQVADDAQVGDTVVLDVTPEKEDFGRMAASTTKQVLAQKLRDQQRRMIQEEFADLEDPVLTARVIRFERQSVIMAVSSGLGRPEVEAELPRRDQLPNDNYRANATFKVFLKEVSEIPRRGPQLFVSRSNAGLVVYLFENEVPEIQEGSVRIVAVAREANPPSRAVGPRTKVAVDSIEREVDPVGACIGARGSRIQQVVNELRGEKIDVIRWSADPVQYICNSLSPARVEVVRLVDPEGQHAHVLVPPDQLSLAIGREGQNVRLAARLTGWKIDIKNSQEYDQEAEDSEVAELISQREEEESLQRDAEQRLEAEQAARAEEDARLRELYPLPEDEEDFQDELLSNIDTDGTGTEVDEIDIEETIEEAATDEDKIVIKEEGTR, encoded by the coding sequence ATGGCTCTTGTTCTACTCCCAGGCTTAAATAACTTAATTGAAGACATAAGTGAGGAAAAAAAACTTCCATCACAAGTTGTCGAAGCTGCTTTGAGAGAAGCACTTCTAAAAGGTTATGAACGATACCGAAGAACGCTTTATTTAGGTATCAGTGAAGATCCCTTCGAAGAAGATTATTTTAGTAACTTTGATGTTGGTTTAGATTTAGAAGAGGAAGGCTATAGAGTTTTAGCTAGTAAAATAATAGTTGAAGAAGTTGAGAGTGAAGATCATCAAATAGCAATAGTTGAAGTTATGCAAGTTGCTGATGATGCTCAAGTAGGAGATACCGTTGTCCTTGATGTGACTCCAGAGAAAGAAGATTTTGGAAGAATGGCTGCCTCTACAACCAAGCAAGTTTTAGCTCAAAAATTGAGAGATCAGCAAAGAAGAATGATTCAAGAGGAATTTGCTGATCTTGAGGATCCTGTTTTAACTGCCAGAGTTATAAGATTTGAAAGGCAATCAGTAATCATGGCAGTAAGTTCAGGGTTAGGAAGACCAGAGGTAGAAGCAGAGCTCCCAAGAAGAGATCAATTGCCAAATGATAATTATCGAGCAAATGCAACATTTAAAGTATTCCTTAAAGAAGTCAGTGAAATCCCTAGAAGAGGGCCTCAACTTTTTGTAAGCAGATCAAATGCTGGACTGGTTGTCTATCTATTTGAAAATGAAGTTCCTGAAATTCAAGAAGGTTCCGTGAGAATTGTTGCTGTTGCTCGTGAAGCAAATCCACCCTCAAGAGCTGTGGGCCCCAGAACAAAAGTAGCTGTTGATAGTATTGAAAGAGAGGTGGACCCTGTAGGAGCATGCATTGGTGCTAGAGGTTCTCGAATTCAACAAGTAGTCAATGAACTTCGTGGAGAAAAAATAGATGTAATTCGTTGGTCTGCTGACCCTGTTCAATACATCTGTAATTCATTAAGTCCTGCAAGAGTTGAAGTGGTAAGACTTGTGGATCCAGAAGGTCAGCATGCCCATGTACTTGTTCCTCCAGATCAACTTAGCTTGGCCATTGGAAGAGAAGGGCAAAATGTAAGACTTGCTGCAAGGCTGACGGGTTGGAAAATAGATATTAAAAATTCCCAAGAATATGATCAAGAAGCTGAAGATTCTGAGGTTGCAGAATTAATTTCACAAAGGGAAGAAGAAGAGTCTTTACAGAGAGATGCTGAGCAGAGATTAGAGGCAGAACAAGCAGCTAGAGCTGAAGAAGATGCTCGTTTACGAGAGCTTTATCCGTTACCAGAAGATGAAGAAGACTTTCAAGATGAACTATTATCAAATATCGATACAGATGGAACAGGAACTGAAGTTGATGAAATTGATATTGAAGAAACAATCGAAGAAGCGGCTACTGATGAGGATAAAATAGTTATAAAAGAGGAAGGAACCCGGTGA
- a CDS encoding YlxR family protein — protein sequence MSESPILRRCVACKKVLDRKCLLKVTKDFQNGVVLSGGMGRSAYLCPTESCFEEALKRKRLQKALRSDIHSSVFKMLQKQLNACIDSDTEA from the coding sequence GTGAGTGAAAGTCCCATTCTGCGTAGATGCGTAGCTTGCAAAAAAGTTCTTGATCGCAAGTGTCTTTTGAAAGTTACTAAAGATTTTCAGAATGGAGTAGTTCTCTCAGGAGGAATGGGAAGATCAGCCTATCTATGTCCAACTGAATCATGTTTTGAAGAGGCTTTGAAACGTAAACGATTACAAAAAGCTTTGAGAAGTGATATTCACTCAAGCGTTTTCAAAATGCTCCAAAAACAACTTAATGCCTGCATTGATTCAGATACTGAGGCATGA
- a CDS encoding trypsin-like peptidase domain-containing protein: MRRLSNIFFLASIIFCLLFGPIPIFASEDFQVIESHSFVANVASKVSPSVVRIDIEREIQTDEFESDLLDPLLRDLLGDLGTFPKKERGQGSGVIIDNSGLVLTNAHVVERVDNVIITLQNGNQVDGKVLGTDQVTDLALVKIKEFSGIESAKLGDSENIQVGDWAIALGTPYGLESTVTLGIISSLHRDINSLGFSDKRLDLIQTDAAINPGNSGGPLINSNGEVIGINTLVRSGPGAGLGFAIPINLASKVSNQLLANGEVIHPYIGAQLVLLNERIAKKHNQDPNALIFLPERSGALVQSVIPQSPAEEGGLRRGDLVINAGGDQVDDPSSLLMQVENAEIGKPFKLEVLRNNKEINLSIKPAALPGIN; encoded by the coding sequence ATGAGGAGATTGAGCAATATTTTTTTCCTTGCTTCGATCATTTTTTGCCTTTTGTTTGGACCAATACCTATTTTCGCTTCAGAGGATTTTCAAGTAATTGAATCTCATAGTTTTGTTGCCAATGTCGCTAGTAAGGTTTCACCATCGGTCGTCAGGATTGATATTGAAAGGGAAATTCAAACTGATGAATTTGAATCTGATCTATTGGATCCTTTACTTAGAGATCTTCTAGGGGATTTGGGGACTTTCCCAAAGAAAGAGAGGGGTCAGGGTTCGGGGGTGATAATTGATAATTCTGGATTAGTTCTCACTAACGCTCATGTGGTGGAAAGAGTTGATAATGTGATAATTACTCTTCAAAATGGTAATCAGGTGGATGGGAAAGTTCTTGGAACAGATCAAGTTACTGACTTGGCTTTGGTAAAGATTAAAGAGTTTTCTGGGATAGAAAGTGCAAAATTAGGAGATTCAGAAAATATTCAAGTTGGTGACTGGGCAATTGCTCTTGGAACTCCTTATGGCCTTGAAAGCACTGTCACGCTTGGAATAATCAGTAGTCTTCATCGAGATATCAATTCACTTGGTTTCTCAGATAAGAGATTGGATTTAATTCAAACTGACGCAGCAATAAACCCTGGCAATTCAGGAGGACCATTAATAAATTCAAATGGAGAGGTTATTGGTATAAATACTCTTGTGAGATCAGGCCCAGGGGCTGGGCTTGGATTCGCAATTCCAATCAATCTTGCTTCAAAAGTTTCGAATCAACTGCTTGCTAATGGAGAAGTTATTCATCCATATATAGGGGCTCAGTTGGTTTTATTGAATGAAAGAATAGCTAAGAAACATAATCAAGATCCGAATGCATTAATTTTTTTGCCTGAACGTTCAGGAGCACTTGTTCAATCTGTTATCCCTCAAAGTCCAGCGGAGGAGGGAGGTTTAAGAAGAGGTGATCTTGTAATTAATGCAGGAGGGGATCAGGTTGATGATCCTAGTTCTTTACTTATGCAAGTTGAGAATGCTGAAATAGGAAAGCCTTTCAAATTGGAAGTTCTCCGCAATAATAAAGAGATTAATCTTTCTATTAAGCCTGCTGCTTTACCTGGAATAAACTAA
- a CDS encoding ribosome maturation factor RimP: protein MANQTVTELKAITTKSANNHGFDVTDFKMFTHLNPLSIQVNIRHKNPKKQVTIEDCSILSQHIDEVIQGSSILNQAFTLEISSEGIGEILTKENEFQVFKGFPIEVTYQDLKKIEQQTTGLLLKRTDNDLQINQKGKTQRIPVEDIIQVRLTTPSG, encoded by the coding sequence TTGGCTAATCAAACCGTTACAGAATTGAAAGCTATCACAACAAAGTCAGCAAATAATCATGGCTTTGATGTAACGGATTTTAAGATGTTTACTCATCTCAATCCCTTATCAATTCAGGTAAATATCCGACACAAAAATCCTAAAAAGCAAGTCACTATTGAGGACTGCTCAATTCTCAGTCAACACATAGATGAAGTTATTCAAGGTTCTTCAATCCTTAATCAAGCTTTCACTTTAGAAATCAGCAGCGAGGGAATTGGTGAAATCTTAACTAAAGAAAATGAATTTCAAGTTTTTAAAGGTTTTCCAATTGAAGTTACTTATCAGGATTTAAAAAAAATTGAACAACAAACAACTGGTTTGCTTCTAAAAAGGACAGATAATGATCTTCAAATAAATCAAAAAGGCAAAACTCAGCGAATCCCAGTAGAGGACATTATTCAAGTCCGACTCACAACACCCTCTGGTTAA
- the hisD gene encoding histidinol dehydrogenase: MKQIINKNEVQETPSKKLTIKTAINIDQAKLELKKITDRTSGTIQDQAIKVVDEILKNVSERGDEALKEYTSRFDGFLAEKFQISSDLMLKAWKETPKELQDSLLLAKQRIEKFHSLQVPKNITYTGPHGESLGRRWNPVKKAGIYVPGGRAAYPSTVLMNAIPSYVAGVNQTIMVSPANSKGELNPTVLAAAHITGINKVFCIGGAQAIGALAFGTESIPKVDVITGPGNIYVTLAKKKVYGKVGIDSLAGPSEILIIADKSAKLEHVASDMLAQSEHDPLASAILITTNKKLAERLPAEIERQLINHPRLKICQESISNWGLIVLCNDLETCAKLSDTFAPEHLELLVEEPKKLSESIQNAGAIFMGPWSPEAIGDYLGGPNHTLPTSGTARFAGALGVETFMKNTSLIDFSEEAFNENKNAVVHLANSEGLHSHAESIRIRDSKSY, translated from the coding sequence ATGAAGCAAATAATTAATAAAAATGAGGTTCAAGAAACCCCGTCAAAGAAATTGACCATAAAAACAGCTATTAATATTGATCAAGCTAAGCTTGAACTCAAAAAAATTACTGATAGAACATCTGGAACCATTCAAGATCAAGCTATAAAGGTAGTTGACGAAATTCTTAAAAACGTCAGTGAAAGGGGGGATGAGGCGCTTAAGGAATACACTTCTCGCTTTGATGGGTTTTTAGCAGAGAAATTTCAAATTTCATCAGATTTAATGCTGAAAGCTTGGAAAGAAACTCCTAAGGAGTTACAAGATTCACTTTTATTAGCAAAACAAAGAATTGAAAAATTTCATAGTCTTCAGGTTCCAAAAAATATCACTTATACCGGCCCTCATGGTGAATCACTAGGACGAAGATGGAATCCTGTTAAAAAAGCTGGAATATATGTTCCTGGAGGAAGAGCAGCCTATCCAAGCACTGTGTTAATGAATGCCATTCCTTCTTATGTTGCTGGAGTTAATCAAACCATCATGGTTTCTCCTGCCAACTCTAAAGGGGAGTTAAACCCAACCGTACTAGCCGCAGCACATATTACAGGTATCAACAAAGTATTCTGTATAGGAGGCGCCCAAGCCATTGGCGCACTTGCTTTCGGAACTGAATCAATTCCAAAAGTAGATGTAATTACTGGACCAGGAAATATTTATGTAACTTTGGCAAAGAAAAAAGTTTATGGAAAGGTAGGAATTGATTCCTTAGCTGGTCCAAGTGAGATCCTAATAATCGCTGATAAATCAGCAAAATTAGAACATGTCGCATCAGATATGCTAGCTCAATCGGAACATGATCCTTTAGCTTCAGCAATACTAATAACTACTAACAAAAAATTAGCGGAAAGATTACCAGCGGAAATTGAACGACAATTAATTAATCATCCAAGATTGAAAATATGCCAAGAATCAATTTCAAACTGGGGGTTAATAGTCCTTTGTAATGATTTAGAAACTTGTGCAAAATTAAGTGATACTTTCGCTCCAGAACATCTTGAATTACTTGTAGAGGAACCAAAAAAATTATCAGAAAGCATCCAGAATGCTGGGGCAATATTTATGGGGCCATGGAGTCCAGAGGCTATTGGAGATTATCTTGGGGGGCCAAATCACACTCTTCCCACTTCAGGGACCGCAAGATTTGCTGGTGCTCTTGGGGTTGAAACTTTTATGAAAAATACTTCACTAATAGATTTTTCAGAAGAAGCCTTTAATGAGAATAAAAATGCAGTTGTGCATTTAGCAAATAGCGAAGGATTGCATAGTCACGCAGAATCAATCCGAATTAGAGATTCTAAATCTTATTAA
- the rpiA gene encoding ribose-5-phosphate isomerase RpiA, with protein sequence MDLQNQMKQAVAKAAVDQIKNGMILGLGSGSTAALMIEALAAKIKSGEIKDVVGVTTSFQGEVLSSELGIPLKSLSSVSEIDLAIDGADEVDPKFQLIKGGGACHVQEKLVAALAKKFIVVVDSTKLVNKLNLDFKLPVEVLPSAWKQVQKTLINLGGEGNLRMAQKKAGPIVTDQGNLILDFTFRNGIDKPELLESQINNIPGVLENGLFVNLTDEVLVGKVENGEVAVESLNKI encoded by the coding sequence ATGGATCTCCAAAACCAGATGAAACAAGCAGTCGCTAAAGCTGCTGTAGATCAAATTAAAAATGGGATGATTCTTGGCCTTGGCTCTGGTTCTACTGCAGCTTTAATGATTGAAGCTCTTGCTGCGAAAATAAAATCAGGGGAAATTAAAGATGTTGTTGGAGTGACTACATCCTTTCAGGGTGAAGTTCTTTCTTCTGAATTAGGAATACCGCTTAAATCTCTTTCCTCTGTATCAGAAATTGACCTTGCAATTGATGGCGCAGATGAAGTCGATCCCAAATTTCAACTAATTAAAGGTGGAGGAGCTTGTCATGTACAGGAAAAACTTGTTGCTGCATTGGCTAAAAAATTTATAGTTGTTGTTGATTCAACAAAACTTGTCAACAAATTAAACCTTGATTTCAAATTACCAGTTGAGGTTCTTCCATCTGCCTGGAAACAAGTACAAAAAACATTAATAAATCTTGGAGGAGAAGGAAATCTAAGGATGGCCCAGAAAAAGGCTGGACCTATAGTTACTGACCAGGGCAACCTGATACTTGATTTCACTTTTAGGAACGGTATTGATAAGCCTGAACTATTGGAGAGTCAAATTAACAATATTCCGGGTGTCCTTGAAAACGGTCTTTTTGTAAACCTGACCGATGAAGTATTAGTTGGAAAAGTAGAAAATGGCGAAGTGGCTGTTGAATCACTTAATAAGATTTAG